A region from the Ptychodera flava strain L36383 chromosome 10, AS_Pfla_20210202, whole genome shotgun sequence genome encodes:
- the LOC139142072 gene encoding thiol S-methyltransferase TMT1A-like, protein MYPGLIVAVLAQSWQAELHVFIILACIAVVDVVFVKLLRLCTPPVMDDSFCNWYNCKMRRKLLSKLGDLKTKTAGELTILEVGVGGCGEFIYHPYGTRVMEILENGEDLKDIPDNSVDTVVSTLVMCKVKDPLDYVREVKRVLKPGGMFCYMENIQGRKRSTRLVQNLLSPLSIFFDSYRLTRQTWRYVDVVGFCRLEYSIFHAPLKRCFSIFSPHLVGYAVKR, encoded by the exons ATGTATCCCGGCCTTATCGTCGCGGTGCTGGCCCAGTCATGGCAAGCTGAGCTGCACGTATTCATCATACTGGCCTGCATAGCAGTGGTCGACGTGGTGTTTGTAAAACTGCTACGTCTTTGTACACCGCCTGTAATGGATGACAGTTTCTGCAATTGGTACAATTGCAAGATGAGAAGAAAGTTGCTATCTAAGTTGGGAGACCTCAAAACGAAGACAGCTGGAGAGCTGACTATCCTAGAGGTTGGTGTTGGTGGATGTGGAGAGTTTATCTACCATCCCTATGGCACCAGAGTAATGGAAATTCTTGAAAACGGTGAAGATCTAAAAGACATTCCAGACAACAGTGTCGACACTGTTGTGTCTACTTTGGTCATGTGCAAGGTAAAAGACCCATTGGACTATGTTCGGGAAGTCAAGCGAGTCCTGAAACCT ggcGGCATGTTTTGCTACATGGAAAATATACAAGGCAGGAAAAGAAGCACCCGTCTTGTGCAGAATCTGCTGAGCCCCCTGTCCATCTTCTTCGACAGCTATCGTCTTACACGCCAGACATGGCGATATGTGGACGTGGTGGGATTCTGCAGATTGGAATATTCTATCTTCCATGCCCCATTGAAGCGTTGCTTTTCCATCTTCTCACCACATTTGGTCGGCTATGCTGTCAAGCGATGA
- the LOC139142071 gene encoding organic cation transporter protein-like, which yields MLQYDDVLRYILGDFGTYQKFCFFMLGLTSLAPVMQSFAPVYIQAYTDHWCLVPAAENITQQLCNDTLTAECEELVKNLTLPRESMEDLCGTTLGFSQCERFNVGLDELFHPSAPSLYTNKTTSCDHGWVYDTSQYKSTVNQQFDLVCDRFYLDALSTSVYMSGNLIGGVIYGVIMDKFGRMPGLMLAFTLMIIFGVIQAFAVNYAMFVVIRFLLSVASYSVYMAGFIIATEYIGPSKRTIAGMVYPMFYSVGYMLLTLYAYFIREWWILQLVITVPNVLFLTYWWIIPESPRWLLSVGKDEEAEIVIRKCAKINKVEVPVNLFDGTWVPAMNEKSKDNISSEESDISDSHSSLDLVRLPNMRKKSLIMFYIWTINSLVYFGISYNTSALAGDDYINAFLSALVEIPAYAIGIWMMDFRYLGRRWSLCITMTLSGVACMCTALIPACGPFAWIEITSAMIGKFAITSSYGMIYVYALELFPTPVRSIGIGLCSMFSCIGGILAPQALLFGDLWKPLPFLVFGVTSIIAGILTLPLPETRREKLPETMEEGEQFGKKAPKPEEAINGIGNGELSRL from the exons ATGTTGCAATACGATGATGTCCTTCGGTATATTCTCGGGGACTTTGGAACTTATCAGAAgttctgtttcttcatgctGGGGCTGACTTCCTTGGCTCCGGTGATGCAGTCCTTCGCGCCGGTGTACATTCAAGCCTACACCGATCATTGGTGCCTGGTTCCCGCCGCAGAGAACATCACCCAGCAGCTGTGCAATGATACTCTGACCGCGGAATGCGAGGAGTTGGTGAAGAACCTCACCTTGCCCAGGGAGAGCATGGAGGACCTCTGCGGGACGACACTCGGGTTCAGTCAATGTGAGCGATTCAACGTTGGACTTGATGAGTTGTTTCATCCGTCAGCGCCGAGTTTGTACACGAATAAAACAACAAGTTGTGACCATGGGTGGGTTTACGACACCTCGCAGTATAAATCAACGGTCAACCAGCAG TTTGACTTGGTCTGCGATCGGTTCTATTTGGATGCATTGTCAACATCTGTCTATATGTCGGGCAACCTGATTGGAGGAGTCATATATGGCGTTATTATGGATAA ATTTGGTCGCATGCCAGGTTTAATGCTCGCCTTCACATTGATGATTATCTTCGGTGTAATTCAAGCCTTTGCCGTGAACTATGCCATGTTTGTAGTGATTCGCTTTCTCCTCTCCGTGGCGTCTTATTCCGTATACATGGCTGGATTTATCATAG CTACCGAATACATTGGCCCTAGTAAACGTACCATCGCCGGCATGGTGTACCCAATGTTCTACAGCGTTGGGTACATGTTGTTGACCCTCTACGCCTACTTCATCCGGGAATGGTGGATACTGCAGCTGGTCATCACAGTTCCAAATGTTCTGTTCCTGACTTACTGGTG GATTATTCCCGAATCACCCAGATGGCTTCTTTCTGTTGGAAAAGACGAAGAAGCGGAGATAGTCATCCGAAAATGTGCGAAGATCAATAAGGTGGAAGTACCAGTTAATCTTTTCGATGGCACATGGGTACCGGCTATGAATGAGAAG AGCAAAGACAACATCTCAAGCGAAGAAAGTGACATTTCCGACAGTCATAGCTCCCTTGATTTGGTTCGACTGCCCAACATGAGAAAGAAGTCTTTGATAATGTTTTATATCTG GACTATAAACAGTCTCGTGTACTTCGGCATCTCATACAACACCTCTGCGTTGGCCGGGGATGACTACATCAACGCATTTCTCTCCGCTTTGGTCGAGATTCCTGCATACGCCATCGGCATCTGGATGATGGACTTTCGCTACCTCGGACGCAGATGGTCTCTATGTATCACCATGACATTAAGTGGAGTAGCGTGTATGTGCACTGCCTTGATTCCGGCCT GTGGACCTTTTGCCTGGATCGAGATAACATCCGCGATGATTGGAAAGTTTGCCATCACTTCCTCCTACGGTATGATTTATGTCTACGCATTGGAATTGTTCCCGACTCCGGTGAG GTCCATCGGTATAGGATTGTGTTCTATGTTTTCATGTATTGGAGGCATACTGGCTCCTCAGGCGTTATTATTCGGTGACCTTTGGAAACCGCTTCCGTTCCTAGTGTTCGGAGTCACCTCGATCATCGCCGGCATTCTGACGTTACCACTTCCGGAAACAAGGAGGGAGAAACTACCAGAGACCATGGAGGAGGGAGAGCAGTTTGGAAA GAAAGCTCCCAAACCAGAAGAGGCTATAAATGGAATCGGAAATGGTGAATTGTCGAGGCTTTGA